The Fodinibius saliphilus genome segment GATATATGCACCGGGGTACATCGCCTTAAACTTCACCTTTTTCGATTGACCGGGAGGGCAAATAGTAGCATCTGCTGCACCACCCGGGCCATAACAAGCGTGGAAATCCACGTTGTGAATCATCGTATTATCAGTAAGATTCTTGTGGTTTAAAATGATGGTATCACCCCGGCGTACACGAAGCATTGGCCCTGGAACCTGCCCACCATACGTCAAATACTTGAACTTAACACCATCTTCTATCTCTGCAACGACTTCTTTACTCTCCAATGTTATTTCGTGCGTTTTTGGAGTACGTCGCTTGATAGGAGCAGGAATATCCGTTGGATCTGCCGCTACTCTATTTACTTTAGGCAGAGAGAAAATAGATGTGGACGCCGGATCAGTACTACTTGGAGTTACTACATCATTCGCTTTCGATTTGAACGGAAATCCCATACTTGCCAAAAACCCACCGGAGAGTAATGCCGCACCAGTGTTTCTCAGAAATTTCTTTCGGGATTGCTTACCGTCTATATTAAGGTCTTTGTTTTCAACCGTTTTATCGTTTTTCGTTTCCATCTCACTCAGATTTTTTGATTTTTATTATAGAGTTAATTGTCTATAGATCAATTTGTCTACTGTGATAGATGCAAGAGTTATACCAGAAATCAGAATCTTTAAAAAAAGTTAGCTTTTAGTGATTATTCGGAAAGAGGAAGCAATTTAACTCTGCCTCTATAGATCATATAGGCGGGACCATTGCAATTTTGCAATGGTTGTAAAGGGCACTTATGCAAAATTACAAGACATACTCAAAAGATGGATAATTGCATTAACCTGATATTTATTTTTGAAATAAGCATATCTATTTCAACTTACTTTTGCTATAAGATTCACTAAAGAATCAAAAATGTACACTTTCTGTTGCACCAACAGTAATAGGGGGCAGCTGATGATAAGATGGGTTTGAATTTGTGCCTTAACAACGGAAAAAGTTCTTAAAATCTACACCAATTTAATTTTGAGGAGTTAGACTGTCTTATAGCAGTACATAATTGGAAGGGGGGAAGTGCCGGTAATATTAAAGCTGACCTTATCCCAAAATTGGCTTTAGGATTAAAGGAAACCTAATTAAAAACCAAGCTGGGTGGCTTATAGTTTCCCTTGCGGGGAAGGGGCGGTTGGCTTCAGAAAACCATCCAAAACATACATTACCTGCAAAACGGCAAAACAACTATCATCGCTTCTGTAGGCGCCCGAACCAACCTAAACTCTGACGACTGCTGATTATTCTAAAGCACCCTGCCTCTACGAAAGGTTCGTAATTACTTTCTTAAGTAGTGCCTGTACCTCATTAGCAATATCTGCCAATTCCTCATTTTCTATAGCCTGCATAGAAGCAACCGGATCAACAGCTGATACTTCCACCTCGCCATTTTTATTCTCCTGCACAATTACGTTGCACGGCAACATTAACCCTATATGATCTTCTGCAGTTAGCGCTTTATGTGCCAAGGGTGGATTACATGCTCCAAGAATCTGATACTTTTTGAAATCTACATCCAACTTCTTTTTAAGGGTTGCCTTAATATCAATTTCGGTAAGCACCCCAAAACCCTCTTCTTTAAGA includes the following:
- a CDS encoding DUF302 domain-containing protein, with translation MSYYYSTTVDVPFEEAIEKTTEALKEEGFGVLTEIDIKATLKKKLDVDFKKYQILGACNPPLAHKALTAEDHIGLMLPCNVIVQENKNGEVEVSAVDPVASMQAIENEELADIANEVQALLKKVITNLS